From Zingiber officinale cultivar Zhangliang chromosome 5B, Zo_v1.1, whole genome shotgun sequence, the proteins below share one genomic window:
- the LOC121983997 gene encoding pentatricopeptide repeat-containing protein At4g13650-like isoform X1, whose amino-acid sequence MLGVPFSLRPISSSSIFSFSKNSIFKSLLFVRKVSSLYAACHAQDESIEGEVEGHPTETMSKRDAFTVLNEVDVGVRIGRSSHASLLDCIPNVGSLVDARETHTRNLKKPCHFVGTPQNCQVDSYLAFGDSTINSLDDMPHRTLSNHKIVGLLQRKEYNKVLSWFMRIMRNCGDPHSVVIASALRACCGNNNYWFLGQQIHAKTIRYGFVRDSIVGNPLIDLYSKSGYVDSARSVFEDLMLKDSISWVAMLSCLSQNGLGGEALHLFREMLLYGIVLTPYVLSSVLSACTKTDLFEHGELIHAQVVKLGFFSETVVGNALVTLYSRCGSLVLAEQIFNEMRCRDRVTYNTLISGYAQNGKKETPFRIFELMQCAGFRPDSITIAALLTACSSIGDVQRGKQLHSYVLKAGLSSEYIIEGSILDLYVKCADIETAREFFNSTDRGNVVLWNVMLVAYGQMGDLGKSFDMFYQMQSEGMQPNQYTYPSILRTCTYVGDLELGEQIHTLTIKTGFELNVYVSSVLIDMYSKCRHFEMARNILERLDEKDVVSWTAMIAGYAQHDFCLEALRTFVEMQLHGIKADNIGLASAISSCAGIKAIKQGLQIHAQACISGYATDISIGNSLINLYARCGRTKEAYSVFDIVKIKDEVSWNGLISGFAQSGSWEEALKVFERMDKYGVRANMFTFGSALSASANMAEIKQGKQIHARIIKTGYDCEIEAGNALISLYAKCGLIEDAKTEFFIMPERNEISWNAMITGYSQHGHGHDALKLFEQMKQEKLTPNHVTYIGILAACSHIGLVEQGLAYFRSMKEEHCLLPRPDHYACIVDILGRSGQLVRAKEFIEEMPIAPDAMVWRTLLSACTVHKNLEIGEVAAKHLLELEPDDSASYVLLSNIYAVARKWDCRDELRQLMKDKGVKKEPGRSWIEVKNKVHAFFVGDKLHEQADTIYKFLEDLNNRAAEIGYTQDKYYLLHDSEQDQKDHTAHTHSEKLAVAFGLMSLSPEIPLLVMKNLRVCSDCHNWMKFVSSLACRAIVLRDPYRFHHFYKGSCSCGDYW is encoded by the exons ATGCTGGGGGTGCCATTTTCACTACGCCCTATATCATCCTCCTCGATCTTCTCCTTCTCGAAAAATAGCATCTTTAAG TCTCTTCTTTTTGTCAGAAAAGTCAGCAGTCTCTATGCAGCTTGCCACGCTCAGGATGAATCAATTGAAGGAGAAGTGGAAGGCCATCCAACCGAGACAATGTCAAAAAGAGACGCCTTTACCGTTCTTAATGAAGTGGATGTTGGTGTTCGCATTGGTCGTAGTTCACATGCTTCTCTGCTTGATTGTATACCAAATGTTGGTTCTTTAGTGGATGCTAGAGAGACACATACTAGGAATTTGAAGAAGCCATGCCACTTTGTTGGCACTCCGCAAAATTGTCAGGTTGATTCATATTTGGCATTCGGTGATAGCACAATCAATTCGCTTGATGATATGCCTCACAGAACTTTATCTAACCACAAGATTGTGGGGCTACTTCAGAGAAAAGAGTACAACAAAGTTTTAAGCTGGTTTATGCGAATAATGAGAAACTGTGGTGATCCTCATTCCGTTGTCATTGCTAGCGCCTTGCGAGCATGTTGTGGAAATAATAATTATTGGTTCCTTGGGCAACAAATTCATGCGAAGACAATAAGGTATGGTTTTGTTCGTGATTCTATTGTTGGCAATCCTTTGATTGATCTGTATTCGAAAAGTGGCTATGTAGATTCTGCACGGTCTGTATTTGAGGACCTAATGCTGAAGGATAGCATTTCATGGGTGGCCATGTTGTCTTGTCTTTCACAAAATGGGTTAGGAGGGGAAGCTCTTCATCTTTTTAGGGAGATGCTCCTTTATGGAATTGTTCTTACCCCTTATGTTCTCTCCAGTGTTCTCAGTGCTTGCACAAAGACTGATCTCTTTGAGCATGGTGAGTTGATCCATGCCCAAGTGGTTAAGCTAGGGTTCTTTTCTGAAACTGTCGTGGGCAATGCTCTTGTTACATTGTATTCACGGTGTGGAAGTCTGGTATTGGCGGAACAAATATTTAATGAGATGCGATGTCGTGATAGAGTCACATACAACACACTGATTTCTGGATATGCACAAAATGGGAAGAAGGAAACTCCTTTTCGTATTTTTGAACTTATGCAATGTGCAGGATTCAGACCTGACTCGATCACAATTGCTGCTCTTCTAACTGCTTGCAGCTCTATTGGAGATGTTCAGAGAGGAAAGCAGCTCCATTCTTATGTGCTTAAAGCTGGATTGTCTTCAGAATATATAATCGAGGGTTCCATTCTCGATCTCTATGTTAAATGTGCTGACATAGAAACTGCCCGTGAGTTTTTCAATTCAACTGATAGAGGAAATGTTGTCTTGTGGAATGTAATGCTTGTTGCTtatggtcagatgggtgatttagGAAAATCTTTTGATATGTTCTATCAGATGCAAAGTGAGGGCATGCAACCTAATCAATATACATATCCCAGCATACTAAGAACTTGCACTTATGTTGGTGATCTTGAACTCGGAGAACAAATTCATACATTGACCATAAAGACGGGATTTGAGCTTAATGTTTATGTCAGTAGTGTACTCATAGATATGTATTCCAAATGTCGACACTTTGAGATGGCTAGGAATATTCTTGAAAGGCTCGACGAGAAAGATGTTGTCTCTTGGACTGCCATGATTGCTGGCTATGCACAGCATGACTTTTGCCTAGAAGCTCTTCGAACATTTGTGGAAATGCAATTGCATGGCATAAAAGCGGATAACATTGGCTTAGCTAGTGCTATTAGTTCATGTGCTGGAATCAAAGCCATCAAACAGGGATTGCAGATTCATGCACAGGCTTGTATCAGTGGTTATGCAACAGATATTTCAATTGGAAATTCACTCATCAACTTATATGCCCGATGTGGTAGGACAAAGGAAGCCTATTCTGTGTTTGACATTGTTAAGATTAAAGATGAGGTTTCCTGGAATGGATTGATATCAGGATTTGCACAGAGTGGAAGCTGGGAGGAGGCTCTAAAGGTGTTTGAGAGAATGGACAAGTATGGTGTTAGGGCAAACATGTTTACATTTGGGTCTGCACTGAGTGCTTCTGCCAACATGGCTGAGATCAAACAAGGCAAGCAGATCCATGCTAGAATTATAAAAACTGGTTATGATTGTGAAATAGAGGCTGGTAATGCATTAATTTCGCTTTATGCTAAATGTGGTTTGATTGAAGATGCAAAAACTGAGTTCTTTATAATGCCTGAGAGGAATGAGATTTCATGGAATGCAATGATTACAGGCTATTCCCAACATGGGCATGGCCATGATGCACTAAAGCTTTTTGAGCAAATGAAGCAAGAAAAACTTACACCAAATCATGTTACTTACATAGGCATTTTAGCTGCTTGTAGTCATATAGGTTTAGTAGAGCAAGGGCTCGCCTACTTCAGGTCAATGAAGGAAGAGCATTGTCTCCTTCCAAGGCCAGATCATTATGCTTGTATTGTGGATATTCTGGGACGCAGCGGACAACTTGTCCGTGCTAAAGAGTTCATTGAGGAGATGCCAATTGCCCCAGATGCTATGGTATGGAGAACCTTACTTAGTGCTTGTACAGTTCACAAGAACTTGGAAATTGGAGAAGTTGCAGCTAAGCATCTTCTGGAGTTAGAACCAGATGATTCAGCCAGCTATGTACTCCTGTCAAACATCTATGCAGTGGCAAGGAAATGGGATTGCAGGGATGAGTTGAGGCAGTTAATGAAAGATAAAGGTGTTAAAAAAGAGCCTGGACGAAGTTGGATCGAAGTAAAGAATAAGGTTCATGCATTCTTTGTTGGAGATAAGTTGCATGAACAAGCAGATACAATCTATAAATTCTTGGAAGACTTGAACAACAGGGCGGCTGAAATAGGCTACACGCAAGATAAGTATTATTTATTACATGATTCAGAGCAAGATCAGAAAGACCACACAGCACACACCCACAGCGAGAAGCTTGCTGTTGCTTTTGGTTTAATGAGTTTGTCTCCGGAAATACCCCTCCTAGTGATGAAGAATCTTCGCGTGTGTAGCGACTGCCATAATTGGATGAAATTTGTTTCAAGTCTTGCATGCCGAGCAATCGTATTACGTGATCCCTATCGGTTTCATCATTTTTATAAAGGAAGCTGCTCGTGCGGAGACTATTGGTGA
- the LOC121983997 gene encoding pentatricopeptide repeat-containing protein At4g13650-like isoform X2, whose amino-acid sequence MSKRDAFTVLNEVDVGVRIGRSSHASLLDCIPNVGSLVDARETHTRNLKKPCHFVGTPQNCQVDSYLAFGDSTINSLDDMPHRTLSNHKIVGLLQRKEYNKVLSWFMRIMRNCGDPHSVVIASALRACCGNNNYWFLGQQIHAKTIRYGFVRDSIVGNPLIDLYSKSGYVDSARSVFEDLMLKDSISWVAMLSCLSQNGLGGEALHLFREMLLYGIVLTPYVLSSVLSACTKTDLFEHGELIHAQVVKLGFFSETVVGNALVTLYSRCGSLVLAEQIFNEMRCRDRVTYNTLISGYAQNGKKETPFRIFELMQCAGFRPDSITIAALLTACSSIGDVQRGKQLHSYVLKAGLSSEYIIEGSILDLYVKCADIETAREFFNSTDRGNVVLWNVMLVAYGQMGDLGKSFDMFYQMQSEGMQPNQYTYPSILRTCTYVGDLELGEQIHTLTIKTGFELNVYVSSVLIDMYSKCRHFEMARNILERLDEKDVVSWTAMIAGYAQHDFCLEALRTFVEMQLHGIKADNIGLASAISSCAGIKAIKQGLQIHAQACISGYATDISIGNSLINLYARCGRTKEAYSVFDIVKIKDEVSWNGLISGFAQSGSWEEALKVFERMDKYGVRANMFTFGSALSASANMAEIKQGKQIHARIIKTGYDCEIEAGNALISLYAKCGLIEDAKTEFFIMPERNEISWNAMITGYSQHGHGHDALKLFEQMKQEKLTPNHVTYIGILAACSHIGLVEQGLAYFRSMKEEHCLLPRPDHYACIVDILGRSGQLVRAKEFIEEMPIAPDAMVWRTLLSACTVHKNLEIGEVAAKHLLELEPDDSASYVLLSNIYAVARKWDCRDELRQLMKDKGVKKEPGRSWIEVKNKVHAFFVGDKLHEQADTIYKFLEDLNNRAAEIGYTQDKYYLLHDSEQDQKDHTAHTHSEKLAVAFGLMSLSPEIPLLVMKNLRVCSDCHNWMKFVSSLACRAIVLRDPYRFHHFYKGSCSCGDYW is encoded by the coding sequence ATGTCAAAAAGAGACGCCTTTACCGTTCTTAATGAAGTGGATGTTGGTGTTCGCATTGGTCGTAGTTCACATGCTTCTCTGCTTGATTGTATACCAAATGTTGGTTCTTTAGTGGATGCTAGAGAGACACATACTAGGAATTTGAAGAAGCCATGCCACTTTGTTGGCACTCCGCAAAATTGTCAGGTTGATTCATATTTGGCATTCGGTGATAGCACAATCAATTCGCTTGATGATATGCCTCACAGAACTTTATCTAACCACAAGATTGTGGGGCTACTTCAGAGAAAAGAGTACAACAAAGTTTTAAGCTGGTTTATGCGAATAATGAGAAACTGTGGTGATCCTCATTCCGTTGTCATTGCTAGCGCCTTGCGAGCATGTTGTGGAAATAATAATTATTGGTTCCTTGGGCAACAAATTCATGCGAAGACAATAAGGTATGGTTTTGTTCGTGATTCTATTGTTGGCAATCCTTTGATTGATCTGTATTCGAAAAGTGGCTATGTAGATTCTGCACGGTCTGTATTTGAGGACCTAATGCTGAAGGATAGCATTTCATGGGTGGCCATGTTGTCTTGTCTTTCACAAAATGGGTTAGGAGGGGAAGCTCTTCATCTTTTTAGGGAGATGCTCCTTTATGGAATTGTTCTTACCCCTTATGTTCTCTCCAGTGTTCTCAGTGCTTGCACAAAGACTGATCTCTTTGAGCATGGTGAGTTGATCCATGCCCAAGTGGTTAAGCTAGGGTTCTTTTCTGAAACTGTCGTGGGCAATGCTCTTGTTACATTGTATTCACGGTGTGGAAGTCTGGTATTGGCGGAACAAATATTTAATGAGATGCGATGTCGTGATAGAGTCACATACAACACACTGATTTCTGGATATGCACAAAATGGGAAGAAGGAAACTCCTTTTCGTATTTTTGAACTTATGCAATGTGCAGGATTCAGACCTGACTCGATCACAATTGCTGCTCTTCTAACTGCTTGCAGCTCTATTGGAGATGTTCAGAGAGGAAAGCAGCTCCATTCTTATGTGCTTAAAGCTGGATTGTCTTCAGAATATATAATCGAGGGTTCCATTCTCGATCTCTATGTTAAATGTGCTGACATAGAAACTGCCCGTGAGTTTTTCAATTCAACTGATAGAGGAAATGTTGTCTTGTGGAATGTAATGCTTGTTGCTtatggtcagatgggtgatttagGAAAATCTTTTGATATGTTCTATCAGATGCAAAGTGAGGGCATGCAACCTAATCAATATACATATCCCAGCATACTAAGAACTTGCACTTATGTTGGTGATCTTGAACTCGGAGAACAAATTCATACATTGACCATAAAGACGGGATTTGAGCTTAATGTTTATGTCAGTAGTGTACTCATAGATATGTATTCCAAATGTCGACACTTTGAGATGGCTAGGAATATTCTTGAAAGGCTCGACGAGAAAGATGTTGTCTCTTGGACTGCCATGATTGCTGGCTATGCACAGCATGACTTTTGCCTAGAAGCTCTTCGAACATTTGTGGAAATGCAATTGCATGGCATAAAAGCGGATAACATTGGCTTAGCTAGTGCTATTAGTTCATGTGCTGGAATCAAAGCCATCAAACAGGGATTGCAGATTCATGCACAGGCTTGTATCAGTGGTTATGCAACAGATATTTCAATTGGAAATTCACTCATCAACTTATATGCCCGATGTGGTAGGACAAAGGAAGCCTATTCTGTGTTTGACATTGTTAAGATTAAAGATGAGGTTTCCTGGAATGGATTGATATCAGGATTTGCACAGAGTGGAAGCTGGGAGGAGGCTCTAAAGGTGTTTGAGAGAATGGACAAGTATGGTGTTAGGGCAAACATGTTTACATTTGGGTCTGCACTGAGTGCTTCTGCCAACATGGCTGAGATCAAACAAGGCAAGCAGATCCATGCTAGAATTATAAAAACTGGTTATGATTGTGAAATAGAGGCTGGTAATGCATTAATTTCGCTTTATGCTAAATGTGGTTTGATTGAAGATGCAAAAACTGAGTTCTTTATAATGCCTGAGAGGAATGAGATTTCATGGAATGCAATGATTACAGGCTATTCCCAACATGGGCATGGCCATGATGCACTAAAGCTTTTTGAGCAAATGAAGCAAGAAAAACTTACACCAAATCATGTTACTTACATAGGCATTTTAGCTGCTTGTAGTCATATAGGTTTAGTAGAGCAAGGGCTCGCCTACTTCAGGTCAATGAAGGAAGAGCATTGTCTCCTTCCAAGGCCAGATCATTATGCTTGTATTGTGGATATTCTGGGACGCAGCGGACAACTTGTCCGTGCTAAAGAGTTCATTGAGGAGATGCCAATTGCCCCAGATGCTATGGTATGGAGAACCTTACTTAGTGCTTGTACAGTTCACAAGAACTTGGAAATTGGAGAAGTTGCAGCTAAGCATCTTCTGGAGTTAGAACCAGATGATTCAGCCAGCTATGTACTCCTGTCAAACATCTATGCAGTGGCAAGGAAATGGGATTGCAGGGATGAGTTGAGGCAGTTAATGAAAGATAAAGGTGTTAAAAAAGAGCCTGGACGAAGTTGGATCGAAGTAAAGAATAAGGTTCATGCATTCTTTGTTGGAGATAAGTTGCATGAACAAGCAGATACAATCTATAAATTCTTGGAAGACTTGAACAACAGGGCGGCTGAAATAGGCTACACGCAAGATAAGTATTATTTATTACATGATTCAGAGCAAGATCAGAAAGACCACACAGCACACACCCACAGCGAGAAGCTTGCTGTTGCTTTTGGTTTAATGAGTTTGTCTCCGGAAATACCCCTCCTAGTGATGAAGAATCTTCGCGTGTGTAGCGACTGCCATAATTGGATGAAATTTGTTTCAAGTCTTGCATGCCGAGCAATCGTATTACGTGATCCCTATCGGTTTCATCATTTTTATAAAGGAAGCTGCTCGTGCGGAGACTATTGGTGA